In Paenibacillus sp. FSL M7-0420, a single genomic region encodes these proteins:
- a CDS encoding fused response regulator/phosphatase, whose protein sequence is MRILIVDDNPTNVIIIREILKKEDYRNFITASSAKDMLKLLGVGAGEESGQPRPSDVDLILLDMMMPEMDGIEACRVVQQYEHLKDIPIIMVTAVGDSKKLAEALDAGAVDYVTKPINKVELMARIRLALRLKREKDWHKERDQRIQDELKLAALVQNAVLSLPLAEETLEVHAIYQPSFELAGDLYAWYPLGDGRYAVILLDMMGHGISSSLFTMFLASVLKDTVTTYVEPEKVIQELNRRFNQLHIEKQLVQYYFTAIYLVIDTRMKRINYVNAGHPPALFFEGEAKTPVLLESNGHPVGLFDRIDIQQQSLSYEDEGHLVLFTDGLMEMVEGEQEEQLKFMVGHLNATHDWQEDLVRAAFLSEPVNSERDDDKCLVWISLKKGTDKE, encoded by the coding sequence TTGAGAATATTAATCGTAGATGACAATCCTACTAATGTAATTATTATCCGTGAGATCCTCAAGAAGGAAGATTACCGGAATTTTATAACGGCTTCGTCCGCCAAAGATATGCTGAAGCTGCTGGGCGTCGGTGCAGGGGAAGAGAGCGGGCAGCCCCGGCCGTCCGATGTGGATCTCATTCTGCTGGATATGATGATGCCGGAAATGGACGGGATTGAAGCCTGCCGTGTGGTCCAGCAATATGAGCATCTGAAGGATATTCCTATTATTATGGTTACGGCTGTAGGTGACTCGAAGAAGCTTGCGGAGGCGCTGGATGCCGGAGCGGTGGATTATGTTACGAAGCCGATTAACAAGGTGGAGCTGATGGCCCGTATCCGCCTCGCGCTGCGGCTGAAGCGCGAGAAGGACTGGCATAAGGAGCGGGACCAGCGGATACAGGATGAATTGAAGCTGGCTGCGCTGGTGCAGAATGCGGTACTCAGTCTGCCGCTTGCCGAGGAGACCCTGGAGGTACATGCGATTTACCAGCCTTCCTTCGAGCTGGCCGGGGATCTGTATGCCTGGTATCCGCTGGGAGACGGGCGCTATGCGGTCATCCTGCTGGATATGATGGGCCACGGTATCTCGTCCTCCTTGTTTACCATGTTCCTGGCCTCGGTCCTGAAGGATACCGTAACCACCTATGTGGAGCCGGAGAAGGTCATTCAGGAGCTTAACAGGCGTTTTAACCAGCTACACATTGAGAAGCAGCTGGTCCAGTATTATTTCACGGCGATCTATCTTGTCATTGATACCCGCATGAAGCGGATTAATTATGTGAATGCCGGGCATCCGCCGGCGCTGTTTTTTGAAGGGGAGGCCAAGACGCCTGTCCTGCTTGAGAGCAACGGCCACCCTGTCGGGCTGTTTGACCGGATCGATATCCAGCAGCAGAGCCTCAGCTACGAAGACGAGGGTCATCTGGTGCTGTTCACGGACGGCCTCATGGAGATGGTGGAGGGCGAGCAGGAGGAGCAGCTGAAATTCATGGTCGGGCATTTGAATGCCACTCATGACTGGCAGGAAGACCTGGTGCGCGCTGCCTTCCTGAGCGAGCCGGTCAATTCGGAACGTGATGACGATAAATGCCTGGTGTGGATCTCGCTGAAGAAAGGAACCGATAAGGAATGA
- a CDS encoding general stress protein encodes MDSTGTQAYAKLLENGVQAIEEVNRLRSSGYTREDLYVISHDEDREGRIVDAADTNEVGLSEEGLFGAIANLFRSRGDALRFKITSLGFSAAEAAFYEKELDTGKVLVIAKRNPQ; translated from the coding sequence ATGGATTCAACAGGTACACAGGCTTATGCCAAGCTGCTGGAGAACGGCGTTCAGGCGATCGAAGAAGTGAATCGGCTCCGTAGCAGCGGCTACACCAGAGAGGATCTTTATGTGATCAGTCACGATGAAGACCGCGAAGGGCGTATCGTGGACGCCGCAGATACTAATGAAGTGGGGCTGAGTGAAGAAGGGCTGTTCGGTGCCATTGCCAACCTTTTCCGTTCGCGCGGCGACGCTTTACGCTTCAAGATTACTTCACTGGGCTTCAGCGCAGCGGAGGCGGCATTTTACGAGAAAGAGCTTGATACAGGCAAGGTTCTGGTCATTGCCAAAAGAAACCCACAATAA
- a CDS encoding DUF948 domain-containing protein, with product MIIELSVALAAIAFAVLVFFLIKTLKSAKESLDKVSQTLQEVQKTIDELTYEVKTTVRHANDITADVQGKIQKIDPIVDSVKNLGDVMNELTLTVKQVSVTVIEKFRKSRELKDKAKSVSIAESPLTPAEERTVQSYEAVSSSKSKGKIASALKGVDAAAAIWQKFRH from the coding sequence ATGATCATTGAACTTAGCGTAGCACTGGCTGCTATCGCATTCGCAGTACTCGTATTTTTCTTAATCAAAACCTTGAAGTCAGCGAAGGAATCGCTCGACAAGGTCAGTCAGACTCTGCAGGAGGTTCAGAAGACGATTGATGAGCTTACCTATGAAGTCAAAACAACCGTCCGGCATGCCAATGACATCACAGCGGATGTGCAGGGTAAAATTCAGAAGATTGACCCGATCGTGGATTCCGTGAAGAATCTGGGCGATGTCATGAACGAGCTGACATTGACCGTGAAGCAGGTATCTGTAACAGTAATTGAGAAATTCCGTAAATCACGTGAACTGAAGGATAAGGCAAAATCGGTATCCATCGCAGAATCCCCGTTAACACCGGCCGAGGAGAGAACCGTGCAATCCTATGAGGCAGTGAGTTCAAGCAAATCCAAGGGCAAGATAGCCTCAGCCCTCAAAGGCGTGGATGCAGCCGCTGCAATCTGGCAGAAATTCCGCCATTAA
- a CDS encoding DUF1328 domain-containing protein — MLRWSIILLVVALIAGIFGFFNIVAAAVGIAKVLFYIFLILFVVSLFMGRRGRSM, encoded by the coding sequence ATGCTAAGATGGTCAATAATTCTGCTGGTAGTGGCCCTGATTGCCGGTATCTTCGGATTCTTCAATATTGTGGCGGCGGCTGTCGGCATCGCCAAAGTATTGTTCTACATCTTCCTGATCCTCTTCGTGGTCTCACTCTTTATGGGGCGCAGGGGACGATCTATGTAG
- a CDS encoding C40 family peptidase — MIVSRKKITASLWVSASLALSLGVFSPGQAFAATDSSITTLAASAGQTGIIEASVRLRTDPSTSSTVLKYLNKGDRVVILEAANSYWYKVRTAEGIVGYMSSGDSYIRVVTASAPASRTAVIQATVRVRETPATSGQVVGYLYKNDQVTILEETNSYWYKIRTANGTVGYTSSSDQYITAGASSPPAPATPAPTPVPVQTPVPAPVPTPAPAPVPSAGQTAVIERVIAAGMGYLGTPYEFGSSRNDTRTFDCSDFIRQIFMDAADLKLPADSRQQGDWVKQNSGAVTDVSGLKRGDLMFFMDYKGTSPSAYTGINKSTARITHVAMYLGDGKLLHTYSVSSGGVRVDNLSASWMNRFLYGGSVIR, encoded by the coding sequence ATGATCGTATCACGCAAGAAAATTACAGCATCGTTATGGGTTTCCGCATCACTGGCATTATCCTTGGGAGTGTTCAGTCCCGGGCAGGCTTTCGCTGCAACGGATTCTTCGATTACAACATTGGCGGCGTCCGCTGGACAGACAGGCATTATTGAAGCTTCGGTACGGCTGCGTACAGATCCATCTACCAGCAGCACGGTACTGAAATATCTGAATAAAGGCGACCGGGTCGTTATTCTGGAAGCTGCGAACAGCTACTGGTACAAAGTAAGAACGGCAGAGGGAATTGTGGGGTATATGAGCTCGGGGGATTCCTATATCCGGGTAGTTACAGCTTCCGCACCTGCGTCCCGGACAGCGGTGATTCAGGCCACGGTCCGTGTAAGGGAGACCCCTGCAACCAGCGGTCAAGTGGTTGGATATCTCTATAAGAATGATCAGGTAACCATTCTCGAAGAGACTAACAGCTATTGGTACAAAATAAGAACGGCAAATGGGACGGTGGGTTATACAAGCTCATCCGATCAATATATTACAGCGGGTGCTTCATCGCCGCCTGCTCCAGCCACTCCAGCTCCAACACCTGTACCTGTTCAGACACCGGTGCCGGCACCGGTTCCAACACCAGCTCCGGCACCTGTACCTTCAGCCGGGCAGACTGCTGTGATTGAACGTGTGATCGCAGCGGGGATGGGTTATCTGGGAACACCGTATGAATTCGGTTCCAGCCGTAATGATACGCGTACCTTCGACTGCTCGGATTTCATCCGCCAGATCTTCATGGATGCAGCGGACTTGAAGCTGCCTGCCGATTCCCGGCAGCAAGGGGACTGGGTGAAGCAGAACAGTGGTGCAGTTACGGATGTATCCGGCTTGAAGCGGGGAGATCTGATGTTCTTCATGGATTATAAAGGAACTTCTCCCTCTGCTTATACCGGAATCAACAAATCTACGGCAAGAATTACGCATGTCGCCATGTATTTGGGTGACGGGAAGCTGCTGCATACCTATTCAGTAAGCTCCGGCGGTGTAAGAGTGGATAATCTTAGCGCTTCTTGGATGAACCGTTTCCTGTACGGAGGCTCGGTCATCCGCTAA
- a CDS encoding cation diffusion facilitator family transporter has translation MTDIYEDIRKGEKGAMVSIAAYLVLSAFKLICGYLFASSALLADGFNNLTDIVASLAVLIGLRISRKPPDSDHTYGHFRAETVAALMASFIMALVGIQVIVEAVRSLFEGSKAVPQLWSAGVALVCAVAMMGVYIYNKRLAKRINNHALMAAAKDNFSDAIVSVGAAVGIVGAQFGLPWIDSAAAIGVGLLIIKTAWDIFRDSTYRLTDGFDEDKLLDLRSTIARTPGVEGIKDLKARVHGNHVLVDVVVEVNARMTVMEGHEISDSIEERMTKLHNIMHVQVHVEPKD, from the coding sequence ATGACCGATATTTATGAGGATATACGCAAGGGTGAAAAGGGTGCGATGGTCAGCATTGCTGCTTATCTGGTTCTGTCTGCCTTCAAGCTGATCTGCGGCTACTTGTTCGCTTCCAGTGCGCTCCTGGCAGACGGCTTCAATAACTTAACCGATATTGTAGCCTCGCTGGCGGTGCTGATCGGGCTGCGCATCTCGCGGAAGCCGCCGGATTCCGATCATACCTACGGACATTTCCGGGCCGAGACGGTTGCCGCGCTGATGGCTTCTTTCATTATGGCGCTGGTAGGCATCCAGGTGATAGTGGAAGCGGTACGCTCTTTGTTTGAGGGAAGCAAGGCTGTACCGCAGCTCTGGTCGGCCGGAGTGGCGCTGGTGTGTGCCGTAGCGATGATGGGGGTATATATATATAACAAGCGTCTGGCGAAGCGGATCAATAATCATGCGCTGATGGCTGCTGCTAAGGATAATTTCTCGGATGCTATCGTAAGCGTAGGTGCAGCTGTAGGGATTGTAGGGGCACAGTTCGGACTGCCGTGGATCGATTCCGCGGCTGCCATCGGAGTCGGCTTGCTGATTATCAAGACCGCCTGGGATATTTTCCGCGATTCGACGTACCGGCTGACTGACGGATTTGACGAAGACAAGCTGCTGGACCTGCGCAGCACCATTGCCCGTACACCGGGCGTAGAGGGCATCAAGGATCTGAAGGCCCGTGTACACGGCAATCATGTGCTGGTGGATGTTGTCGTAGAGGTGAATGCCCGCATGACGGTGATGGAAGGGCATGAGATCAGCGACTCTATTGAAGAACGGATGACCAAGCTGCACAACATCATGCATGTGCAAGTTCACGTGGAGCCCAAGGACTAA
- a CDS encoding ABC-F family ATP-binding cassette domain-containing protein, whose product MISTSGITLRYGKRALFEDVNIKFTPGNCYGLIGANGAGKSTFLKILSGEIEANIGDVHITPGERLAVLKQNHFEYDEFQVLETVIMGHTRLYEIMKEKDALYAKSDFTEADGLRAGELEGEFAELNGWDAEPDAAAMLIGLGIMREMHDKKMAELSGNEKVRVLLAQALFGRPNNLLLDEPTNHLDLESIGWLENFLMDYEGTVIVVSHDRHFLNKVCTHIADIDFGKIQMYVGNYDFWYESSQLAQALQRDANKKKEDKMKELQAFIQRFSANASKSKQATSRKKQLEKITLDDIRPSNRKYPFLNFKPEREAGKQLLTISGLTKSVDGEKVLDEVSFVVNKGDKIAFVGPHSQPKSLLFDVIMGEKEADAGEYTWGVTTTQAYFPKDNSSYFDGVNMNLVEWLRQYSKDQDETFLRGFLGRMLFAGEEALKKASVLSGGEKVRCMLAKMMLNGANVLVFDEPTNHLDLESITALNNGLIDFDGTILFTSHDHQFIQTIANRIIEITPAGIIDRTMSYDEYLENPEIKEMRARMYPVEA is encoded by the coding sequence ATGATTAGCACAAGCGGTATAACACTCCGCTACGGAAAACGCGCACTATTTGAGGATGTAAACATAAAATTCACACCCGGCAACTGCTACGGTCTGATTGGCGCGAACGGCGCCGGCAAATCGACCTTCCTAAAGATTCTGTCCGGAGAGATCGAAGCGAACATCGGCGATGTGCACATCACACCCGGTGAACGTCTGGCCGTACTGAAGCAGAACCATTTCGAGTATGACGAGTTCCAGGTGCTGGAGACCGTAATCATGGGTCATACCCGCCTGTATGAAATTATGAAGGAAAAGGACGCCCTGTACGCCAAGAGCGACTTCACCGAAGCGGACGGACTTCGTGCCGGTGAGCTGGAAGGCGAATTCGCGGAGCTGAACGGCTGGGACGCCGAGCCTGACGCAGCCGCCATGCTGATCGGTCTTGGCATCATGCGTGAGATGCATGACAAGAAAATGGCCGAACTCAGCGGCAACGAGAAGGTGCGGGTCCTGCTGGCCCAGGCCCTGTTCGGACGTCCGAACAACCTGCTGCTCGATGAGCCTACCAACCATTTGGATCTTGAATCGATTGGCTGGCTGGAGAATTTCCTTATGGACTACGAAGGCACCGTTATCGTGGTATCCCATGACCGTCACTTCCTGAACAAGGTCTGTACGCATATTGCGGATATCGATTTCGGCAAAATCCAGATGTATGTCGGCAACTACGACTTCTGGTATGAGTCCAGCCAATTGGCCCAGGCGCTGCAGCGCGATGCCAACAAGAAGAAGGAAGACAAGATGAAGGAGCTGCAAGCCTTCATTCAGCGCTTCTCGGCGAACGCCTCGAAATCGAAGCAGGCGACTTCCCGTAAGAAGCAGCTCGAGAAGATTACCCTGGATGACATCCGTCCGTCCAACCGTAAATATCCGTTCCTGAACTTCAAGCCGGAGCGTGAAGCCGGCAAGCAATTGCTTACGATCAGCGGCCTTACCAAGTCGGTGGACGGCGAGAAGGTGCTGGATGAAGTCAGCTTTGTAGTCAACAAAGGGGATAAGATCGCTTTTGTAGGGCCGCATTCCCAGCCTAAATCGCTGCTGTTCGATGTAATTATGGGCGAGAAGGAAGCGGATGCGGGCGAGTACACTTGGGGAGTGACCACAACCCAGGCGTATTTCCCTAAGGATAACTCCAGCTACTTCGACGGGGTGAACATGAACCTGGTCGAATGGCTGCGCCAATACTCCAAGGATCAGGATGAGACCTTCCTGCGCGGCTTCCTGGGCCGGATGCTCTTCGCCGGCGAAGAAGCGCTGAAGAAGGCAAGCGTATTGTCCGGGGGCGAGAAGGTCCGCTGTATGCTGGCCAAGATGATGCTGAACGGAGCCAACGTGCTGGTATTCGATGAGCCTACCAACCACTTGGACCTGGAATCGATCACCGCGCTCAATAACGGCCTGATCGACTTTGACGGCACGATCCTGTTCACCTCCCATGACCATCAGTTCATCCAGACGATTGCCAACCGCATTATCGAGATTACTCCGGCTGGAATCATTGACCGTACGATGAGCTATGACGAGTATCTGGAGAACCCGGAGATCAAGGAAATGCGTGCCCGGATGTACCCTGTAGAGGCTTAA
- a CDS encoding MBL fold metallo-hydrolase codes for MARIRYNNIDNVSTDKTLKEFRQWREERRRKKKDYTYKVPNHPPRLDYLAGNRLETTITWIGHSTFFLQYEGLNIITDPIWARRLGFEKRIGQPGIPLADIPPIDLILISHSHYDHLHIASIRKLYRAGTTIVVPAGLKRKMLRKGFPNCREMQWWQEITLGAVKLTFVPTQHWTRRTPFDTNSSHWGGYVLQPADPQKHPEGEEGKAQHKLLPPNLYFAGDSGFFPGFKEIGRRFKLHVALMPIGAYEPEWFMNSQHVNPEEAVQAFLDVGAELMIPMHFGTFRLADDTAREALDRMEQARVAQGLGEERIRTLGYGETLVVQPEERPAGQ; via the coding sequence ATGGCCAGAATACGTTATAACAATATCGACAATGTAAGCACCGATAAAACGCTTAAGGAATTCCGCCAATGGCGCGAGGAACGCCGCCGGAAGAAGAAGGATTACACCTATAAGGTGCCGAATCATCCGCCGCGGCTCGACTATCTGGCCGGGAACCGGCTGGAGACGACGATCACGTGGATCGGGCACTCGACTTTTTTTCTGCAATACGAAGGGCTTAATATCATCACCGATCCGATCTGGGCGCGGCGGCTGGGCTTCGAGAAGCGGATCGGGCAGCCGGGCATTCCGCTCGCGGATATTCCGCCCATCGATCTGATCCTGATCTCCCATTCCCACTATGATCACCTGCATATTGCGTCCATCCGCAAGCTGTACCGGGCAGGAACAACCATTGTCGTGCCTGCCGGACTTAAGCGCAAAATGCTCCGCAAAGGCTTCCCGAACTGCCGGGAAATGCAGTGGTGGCAGGAGATTACGCTTGGCGCTGTCAAGCTGACGTTTGTCCCGACCCAGCACTGGACGCGGAGAACGCCGTTCGATACGAATTCCTCGCACTGGGGCGGTTATGTGCTTCAGCCGGCAGACCCGCAGAAGCACCCGGAGGGGGAGGAGGGCAAGGCGCAGCATAAGCTGCTTCCGCCGAATCTCTATTTTGCCGGAGACAGCGGCTTCTTCCCGGGCTTCAAGGAGATCGGCAGACGCTTCAAGCTGCATGTTGCGCTGATGCCGATTGGCGCTTATGAGCCTGAATGGTTCATGAACTCCCAGCATGTGAATCCCGAGGAGGCCGTGCAGGCCTTCCTGGATGTAGGGGCAGAGCTGATGATTCCGATGCACTTCGGAACCTTCAGGCTGGCCGATGATACCGCCCGCGAAGCGCTGGACCGGATGGAGCAGGCGAGGGTGGCGCAGGGGCTTGGTGAGGAGCGTATCCGTACTTTGGGCTATGGTGAGACGCTGGTCGTCCAGCCCGAGGAACGCCCGGCGGGGCAATAA
- a CDS encoding virulence factor encodes MKITFIEPTPSPNTMKLHLDESLEPGIRRTYTPETRRSAPSWAQEMLEIPGVTSIYHAADFAALERKGSADWAAILREVQNRFGADGLSAEYSLGDENDGAHFGESQVFVQMFRGIPIQIRVKTGAKEERIALSSRFTQAVTDVASAVMIKERRLSDYGVRYGEPPEIAREVEQELEAAYPQERLDSLVQQAIAHGAAGEFVEQRHKKEQAELLRDLQAEDWRVRYAALEDLAPGEQLLPELRAALHDPKLQIRRLAVVYLGDIRTPGAMELLYEAMQDRAPAVRRTAGDTLSDIGDPAATPVMTASLSDASKLVRWRAARFLYEVGTAEAQDALSVAAEDPEFEVGLQAKMALERILSGEEAAGTVWQQMSERRRS; translated from the coding sequence ATGAAGATTACATTTATTGAACCGACACCGAGTCCAAATACGATGAAGCTTCACCTGGACGAAAGTCTTGAACCCGGCATCCGCCGGACGTATACCCCGGAGACCCGGCGCTCCGCCCCTTCCTGGGCGCAGGAGATGCTGGAGATTCCGGGCGTGACCAGTATTTATCATGCCGCTGACTTCGCCGCGCTGGAGCGCAAAGGCAGCGCGGACTGGGCTGCAATTCTGCGCGAGGTCCAGAACCGCTTCGGAGCGGACGGCCTCAGCGCGGAATACAGTCTCGGCGATGAGAATGACGGCGCCCACTTCGGGGAGTCCCAGGTGTTCGTGCAGATGTTCCGCGGCATCCCGATCCAGATCCGCGTCAAGACCGGCGCGAAGGAGGAGCGCATCGCCCTCTCCAGCCGCTTCACCCAGGCGGTGACCGATGTGGCCAGCGCCGTGATGATCAAGGAGCGCAGGCTCAGCGATTACGGCGTACGCTACGGCGAGCCGCCGGAGATTGCCCGCGAGGTCGAGCAGGAGCTGGAGGCGGCGTATCCGCAGGAACGCCTCGACTCCCTCGTGCAGCAGGCCATCGCGCACGGGGCTGCCGGCGAGTTCGTCGAGCAGCGGCATAAGAAAGAGCAGGCCGAGCTGCTGCGAGACCTGCAAGCTGAGGATTGGCGCGTGCGCTACGCCGCGCTGGAGGATCTGGCGCCGGGCGAGCAGCTCCTGCCGGAGCTGCGGGCGGCGCTGCACGACCCCAAGCTGCAGATTCGCAGACTTGCGGTCGTGTACCTGGGCGACATCCGCACGCCAGGTGCGATGGAGCTGCTCTATGAGGCGATGCAGGATCGCGCCCCGGCCGTGCGGCGCACAGCCGGGGACACGCTCTCAGACATCGGCGACCCGGCGGCGACGCCGGTGATGACGGCGTCGCTCAGTGATGCCAGCAAGCTGGTGCGCTGGCGGGCGGCACGCTTCCTGTATGAAGTCGGTACAGCCGAGGCCCAGGACGCGCTGAGCGTTGCTGCCGAAGACCCCGAATTCGAGGTGGGGCTGCAGGCCAAGATGGCGCTGGAGCGGATTCTGTCCGGCGAGGAAGCGGCGGGAACTGTCTGGCAACAGATGTCAGAGCGCCGGCGGAGCTGA